The Altererythrobacter sp. Root672 genome includes a window with the following:
- a CDS encoding MFS transporter translates to MTRSATFSPLAHRVFALAMAGVLLTNLGNAIQSVGASWLLTAGGEPADIVALVQTAINLPIMLLALPAGAWADMHNRRRIILTAQTGMLLISLVLAWLALSGNAPAVPVLILTALLACGIACFSPAMGASIGSTVPRAELAAAVALNILIFNTARAVGPAMGGAIVSFGGSTAAFLVNAASYLIAIAIYLRWRPTQDLPQNRRPLGSMIAEGLRHAATTPQIRTILLRALTFTMTGAAAWALMPLVSKDMLHSGSTVYGVLLGSLGAGAVLGAASATFFRARYSAELITRTAGLIYGLACVGVALQPSLGAMVALLVLAGAGWVQALSGFSVAAQLWAPREVVGRIVALASAVTFGGIAFGSWLWGHFAEDYGVASAIMASGAGMVVLPLIGLLLPMPAHEAPQPSA, encoded by the coding sequence ATGACCCGCTCCGCTACGTTCAGCCCCCTCGCCCATCGCGTGTTCGCGCTCGCTATGGCGGGCGTGCTGCTGACCAATCTCGGTAACGCGATCCAGTCGGTCGGTGCGTCCTGGCTGCTCACTGCCGGCGGTGAGCCCGCCGATATCGTCGCGCTGGTGCAGACGGCGATCAACTTGCCGATCATGCTGCTGGCCTTACCCGCGGGCGCCTGGGCGGACATGCACAACCGGCGGCGGATCATCCTGACAGCGCAGACGGGCATGCTGCTGATCTCGCTCGTGCTTGCCTGGCTGGCGCTGTCGGGTAATGCACCGGCTGTTCCGGTACTTATCCTTACCGCGCTGCTGGCTTGCGGCATCGCCTGCTTCAGCCCGGCGATGGGCGCGTCGATCGGCAGCACTGTCCCACGTGCGGAGCTTGCTGCCGCCGTGGCGCTCAACATCCTGATCTTCAACACGGCTCGCGCTGTCGGCCCGGCCATGGGCGGCGCGATCGTTTCGTTCGGGGGCTCGACGGCCGCGTTCCTGGTCAACGCCGCGAGCTATCTGATCGCCATCGCCATCTACTTGCGCTGGCGCCCCACGCAGGACCTGCCGCAGAACCGGCGCCCGCTGGGCTCGATGATCGCCGAGGGCCTGCGCCACGCTGCCACCACGCCCCAGATCCGCACGATCCTGCTGCGCGCCCTGACCTTCACGATGACCGGTGCCGCCGCCTGGGCGCTCATGCCGCTGGTCTCGAAGGACATGCTGCACAGCGGCTCCACCGTATACGGCGTCCTCCTTGGCTCACTGGGCGCGGGCGCGGTGCTCGGAGCGGCGAGCGCCACCTTCTTCCGCGCCCGCTATTCGGCCGAGTTGATCACCCGGACCGCCGGCTTGATCTACGGCCTCGCCTGCGTCGGCGTCGCTCTTCAACCGAGCCTGGGCGCCATGGTTGCACTGCTGGTCCTCGCCGGCGCCGGGTGGGTCCAGGCGTTGTCAGGCTTCTCCGTCGCTGCCCAGCTGTGGGCCCCGCGCGAGGTGGTTGGGCGGATCGTCGCACTCGCGAGCGCCGTCACCTTCGGTGGGATCGCGTTCGGCAGCTGGCTGTGGGGCCACTTTGCCGAGGACTATGGCGTGGCAAGCGCGATCATGGCCTCAGGCGCCGGAATGGTCGTCCTGCCGCTGATCGGCCTGTTGCTACCGATGCCCGCGCACGAGGCGCCGCAGCCGAGCGCCTAG